In Macadamia integrifolia cultivar HAES 741 chromosome 13, SCU_Mint_v3, whole genome shotgun sequence, one DNA window encodes the following:
- the LOC122059197 gene encoding uncharacterized protein LOC122059197: MAKSMRSKREKRLRTLRREIVEPFYEKKEDAKLAAQEAALAAPKLPVRPIKSNSTKMEITAISNASMDMEMADEGDTNNQNLGSLKPTGGVGKKWKKKLKMHKGKRHGKGKIRRKNI; encoded by the exons ATGGCGAAGTCAATGAGAtcgaagagggagaagagattgAGGACTCTCAGAAGAGAGATAGTAGAGCCTTTctatgaaaagaaagaagatgcaAAACTTGCTGCTCAAGAAGCAGCTCTAGCCGCTCCGAAGCTGCCTGTACGTCCCATCAAAAGCAACAGCACTAAGATGGAAATCACCGCCATTTCCAATGCAAGCATGG ATATGGAGATGGCTGATGAGGGAGACACAAATAATCAGAACTTGGGCTCTTTAAAACCTACTGGGGGTGTAGGGAAGAAgtggaaaaagaaattgaagatgCATAAAGGCAAGCGTCACGGAAAGGGGAAGATCAGAAGGAAGAACATATAA
- the LOC122058763 gene encoding peptidyl-tRNA hydrolase 2, mitochondrial-like, protein MDLSWISALLVGAGCLALGYLIGTRRHTRFLACARKNAASAVAESHGIEKLADILEDFKMVLVVRNDLKMGKGKIAAQCSHATLGLYKKLHHKAPKALNRWEMCGQVKVVLKIESEEELLVLQKRAKSLKLPTHITVDAGRTQIAPNSRTVMTILGPADLVDDVTGGLKLL, encoded by the coding sequence ATGGATCTGTCATGGATTAGTGCCTTATTGGTTGGAGCAGGCTGCCTTGCTTTGGGTTACCTAATTGGAACTCGCAGGCACACCCGATTCCTCGCCTGCGCTAGAAAAAATGCTGCATCTGCTGTTGCTGAATCTCACGGAATTGAAAAACTTGCTGACATTCTCGAAGACTTCAAGATGGTAttagttgtgaggaatgacctGAAGATGGGTAAAGGAAAGATTGCCGCTCAATGCAGTCATGCAACTTTGGGTCTCTACAAGAAGCTCCATCACAAAGCCCCAAAAGCTCTAAACAGGTGGGAGATGTGTGGTCAAGTGAAGGTGGTTCTGAAAATTGAGAGTGAGGAAGAGTTGCTGGTTTTGCAGAAAAGGGCGAAATCACTCAAGTTACCTACTCATATTACAGTTGATGCTGGAAGAACACAGATTGCTCCGAATTCCCGGACAGTGATGACTATTCTTGGACCTGCAGATTTGGTTGATGATGTAACAGGTGGATTGAAGCTTTTGTAG
- the LOC122058762 gene encoding LOW QUALITY PROTEIN: coproporphyrinogen-III oxidase 2, chloroplastic (The sequence of the model RefSeq protein was modified relative to this genomic sequence to represent the inferred CDS: inserted 3 bases in 2 codons; deleted 1 base in 1 codon), giving the protein MLTSILSTSSTLFSHPSPATTFYASSSSSSTIGVLSLSFFPRNLYPKIPXLHEQRTSLSVRSSVAIEKETPQNERPDTFLRDTDGPSSIRAGFEKMIRDAQDXAAEGGGKFEEDVWSRPSGGGGISKVLQDGGVWEKAGVNVSVVYGMMPPETYRADKGENSTEKPGPVPFFAAGISSVLHPKNPFAPSLHFNYWYFETDAPKDAPGAPRQWWFGGGTDLTPAYIFEEDVKHFHRNVQIL; this is encoded by the exons ATGCTGACCTCAATTCTATCTACTTCTTCTACTCTCTTCTCTCATCCTTCTCCTGCTACTACCTTCtatgcttcttcttcatcctcttcaacCATTGGAGtcctatctctttctttcttccccaGAAACTTATatcccaaaatac ctctGCATGAACAACGAACCAGTTTAAGCGTCCGATCATCTGTTGCCATTGAGAAAGAGACGCCACAGAACGAACGTCCAGATACATTTCTTCGTGATACCGATGGTCCATCCTCCATTAGGGCTGGCTTCGAGAAAATGATCAGAGATGCTCAAGA GGCGGCCGAAGGAGGTGGAAAGTTTGAGGAGGATGTGTGGTCCAGGCCCAGCGGTGGTGGCGGTATCAGCAAAGTCTTGCAGGACGGT GGGGTGTGGGAGAAAGCTGGTGTTAATGTGTCTGTTGTGTATGGAATGATGCCACCGGAAACTTATAGAGCTGACAAGGGTGAGAATTCCACGGAAAAGCCTGGCCCGGTACCGTTCTTTGCGGCTGGAATCAGCTCG GTTTTGCACCCCAAGAACCCTTTTGCACCATCTTTACACTTCAACTATTGGTACTTTGAAACAGATGCTCCAAAAG ATGCTCCTGGAGCACCAAGACAGTGGTGGTTTGGTGGAGGCACGGATTTGACTCCTGCTTATATCTTTGAGGAGGATGTCAAACACTTTCATAGG AATGTGCAAATTCTGTAG